The Henckelia pumila isolate YLH828 unplaced genomic scaffold, ASM3356847v2 CTG_461:::fragment_3, whole genome shotgun sequence genome window below encodes:
- the LOC140871999 gene encoding uncharacterized protein, which translates to MVVGAIHGCILGIQNPAIAEALGIREALSWLKELDYYHFQIESDAKIVIDALNSSVSDHSSLGLLIEDCKLLVEEFQSCLFYFVRRSANQVAHALARAVGSLSDFVGRVTPSPFFISDVLLVDSV; encoded by the coding sequence ATGGTTGTAGGAGCTATTCATGGATGCATTCTTGGAATACAAAATCCAGCCATTGCAGAAGCCTTGGGCATAAGGGAAGCATTAAGCTGGCTAAAAGAACTGGATTACTATCACTTTCAAATTGAATCAGATGCCAAAATTGTCATAGATGCTCTTAACTCCTCGGTGTCTGATCACTCCAGCTTGGGCCTTTTAATTGAAGATTGTAAACTTCTTGTTGAAGAATTCCAATcttgtttgttttattttgttaggAGATCGGCGAACCAAGTTGCTCACGCTTTAGCTAGGGCGGTAGGTTCTTTGTCTGATTTTGTAGGCCGAGTTACTCCCTCGCCTTTCTTTATTTCGGATGTTCTTTTGGTTGACTCTGTTTAA